A stretch of the Dechloromonas sp. TW-R-39-2 genome encodes the following:
- the argF gene encoding ornithine carbamoyltransferase, producing the protein MAIKHFLQFNDFSRDELEYVFERTRCIKNQFKSYQKYWPLSDRTLVMIFEKASTRTRLSFEAGMHQLGGAAIYLNTRDSQLGRGEPVEDAAQVISRMSDIVMIRTFEQEIIERFAANSRVPVINGLTNEYHPCQILADIYTYIEHRGCIQGKTVAWVGDANNMCNTWLQAAEVLDFKVNVSTPPGYELQADLIKGVNAAHYEVFADPMDACRGADLVTTDVWTSMGFEAENEARMKAFADWCVDGDMMRIANEGAVFMHCLPAHRGEEVTAEVIDGPQSVVWDEAENRLHVQKALMEYLLLGRIETK; encoded by the coding sequence ATGGCGATCAAACATTTCCTGCAATTCAACGATTTTTCGCGCGACGAACTCGAATACGTCTTCGAGCGTACGCGCTGCATCAAGAACCAGTTCAAGTCCTACCAGAAGTACTGGCCGCTGAGCGACCGTACGCTGGTCATGATTTTCGAAAAGGCCAGCACTCGCACGCGCCTGTCGTTCGAGGCCGGTATGCACCAGTTGGGTGGCGCCGCGATTTACCTGAACACGCGTGATTCCCAGTTGGGACGCGGCGAGCCGGTCGAGGATGCGGCACAGGTTATTTCGCGCATGAGCGATATCGTGATGATCCGTACCTTCGAGCAGGAGATCATCGAGCGTTTCGCCGCCAATTCCCGCGTGCCGGTGATCAATGGCCTGACCAACGAATACCATCCGTGCCAGATCCTGGCCGATATTTACACCTACATCGAGCATCGTGGCTGCATTCAGGGCAAGACGGTGGCTTGGGTGGGTGATGCCAACAATATGTGCAACACCTGGCTGCAGGCGGCTGAAGTTCTTGATTTCAAGGTCAATGTCTCGACCCCGCCGGGCTACGAGCTGCAGGCTGATCTGATCAAGGGCGTCAACGCTGCGCACTACGAGGTTTTTGCCGACCCGATGGATGCCTGTCGCGGTGCCGATCTGGTGACGACCGATGTGTGGACGTCGATGGGCTTCGAGGCCGAAAACGAAGCGCGCATGAAGGCTTTTGCCGACTGGTGTGTCGATGGCGACATGATGCGTATCGCCAACGAAGGCGCGGTGTTCATGCACTGCCTGCCGGCTCACCGTGGCGAGGAAGTCACTGCAGAAGTGATTGACGGGCCGCAATCCGTGGTCTGGGATGAGGCTGAAAATCGTCTGCACGTACAAAAAGCATTAATGGAATACCTGCTCCTGGGCAGGATTGAAACGAAGTAA
- a CDS encoding argininosuccinate synthase, translating to MSDVKKVVLAYSGGLDTSVILKWLQDTYQCEVVTFTADLGQGEELEPARAKALQFGIKPENIFIDDLREEFVRDFVFPMFRCNTVYEGEYLLGTSIARPLIAKRLIEIVNATGADAISHGATGKGNDQVRFELGAYALKPGIKVIAPWREWDLLSREKLMAYAEQHGIPVDMKHKQGGSPYSMDANLLHISYEGRHLENPAAEAEESMWRWTVSPEAAPDKAEYLDIEYEKGDIVGLNGQRMTPAQVLATLNKLGGQHGIGRLDLVENRYVGMKSRGCYETPGGTIMLRAHRAIESVCLDREVAHLKDDLMPRYASLVYNGYWWSPERIALQTLIDHTQSVVNGFVRVKLYKGNVIVVGRDSKTDSLFDPTIATFEDDAGAYDQKDAAGFIKLNALRLRIAANLRAKNGKA from the coding sequence ATGAGCGACGTCAAGAAAGTAGTGCTGGCCTATTCCGGTGGTCTCGATACCTCCGTGATCCTGAAATGGCTGCAGGATACCTACCAGTGTGAAGTGGTGACTTTCACCGCCGACCTTGGCCAGGGCGAAGAACTTGAGCCGGCACGCGCCAAGGCGCTGCAATTCGGCATCAAGCCGGAAAACATCTTCATCGACGACCTGCGCGAAGAGTTCGTGCGCGACTTCGTCTTCCCGATGTTCCGTTGCAATACGGTCTATGAAGGCGAGTACCTGCTCGGTACCTCGATTGCCCGTCCGCTGATCGCCAAGCGTCTGATCGAGATCGTCAATGCCACCGGTGCCGATGCCATTTCGCACGGCGCAACCGGCAAGGGTAACGACCAGGTTCGTTTCGAGCTTGGCGCCTACGCGCTGAAGCCGGGCATCAAAGTCATCGCCCCGTGGCGCGAGTGGGATCTGCTGTCCCGCGAGAAGCTGATGGCCTATGCCGAACAACATGGCATTCCGGTCGATATGAAGCACAAGCAGGGCGGTTCGCCGTACTCGATGGACGCCAACCTGCTGCACATCTCCTACGAAGGTCGTCACCTGGAAAACCCGGCGGCTGAAGCCGAAGAGTCGATGTGGCGCTGGACGGTTTCCCCGGAAGCTGCGCCGGACAAGGCCGAATACCTCGATATCGAATACGAGAAGGGTGACATCGTCGGCCTGAACGGTCAGCGCATGACGCCGGCCCAGGTGCTTGCCACGCTGAACAAGCTGGGTGGTCAGCATGGCATCGGCCGTCTCGATCTGGTCGAAAACCGCTACGTCGGCATGAAGTCGCGCGGCTGCTACGAAACCCCGGGCGGTACGATCATGCTGCGTGCCCACCGTGCCATCGAATCCGTCTGTCTCGACCGCGAAGTCGCCCACCTCAAGGACGACCTGATGCCGCGTTACGCCAGCCTGGTGTACAACGGCTACTGGTGGAGCCCGGAACGCATCGCGCTGCAGACGCTGATCGACCACACGCAAAGCGTCGTCAACGGCTTCGTTCGCGTCAAGCTGTACAAGGGCAACGTTATCGTCGTTGGCCGTGATTCCAAGACCGATTCGCTGTTCGATCCGACCATCGCCACCTTCGAGGACGATGCCGGTGCCTACGACCAGAAGGATGCGGCCGGTTTCATCAAGCTCAACGCGCTGCGCCTGCGCATTGCCGCCAACCTGCGCGCCAAGAACGGGAAGGCCTAA
- a CDS encoding DUF2788 domain-containing protein, giving the protein MEGSTLFGLTEEQIADFGSTWGVAAFILFMLFIIGEIAWKSKAGKTGTFVLFFVLAFGMVGFVAKGIIQKLWGI; this is encoded by the coding sequence ATGGAAGGCAGCACTCTTTTTGGCCTGACCGAAGAACAGATTGCGGATTTCGGCTCAACCTGGGGTGTTGCCGCTTTCATCCTGTTCATGCTCTTCATCATTGGCGAGATCGCCTGGAAGTCGAAGGCTGGCAAGACCGGGACGTTTGTCCTGTTCTTCGTGCTGGCTTTCGGCATGGTCGGTTTTGTCGCCAAAGGCATCATTCAAAAACTCTGGGGTATTTAA
- a CDS encoding pyrimidine/purine nucleoside phosphorylase, which yields MSQYDNVSVVKKANVYFDGKCVSHTVVLADGTKKTVGVILPSALTFNTGAPEIMEGVGGSCKVKLKGETEWTTWGEGQSFNVPGNSSFEISVAEGDAYHYVCHFG from the coding sequence ATGTCGCAATACGACAACGTTTCCGTGGTCAAGAAGGCCAATGTTTATTTTGATGGCAAATGTGTCAGCCACACCGTGGTGCTGGCTGATGGCACGAAGAAGACGGTCGGCGTGATCCTGCCGTCCGCGCTGACCTTCAACACCGGCGCGCCGGAAATCATGGAAGGCGTCGGTGGCTCGTGCAAGGTCAAGCTCAAGGGCGAAACCGAATGGACGACCTGGGGCGAAGGCCAGTCCTTCAATGTGCCGGGCAACTCGTCTTTCGAGATTTCCGTCGCTGAAGGCGATGCTTACCACTACGTCTGTCATTTCGGGTAA
- a CDS encoding YajQ family cyclic di-GMP-binding protein: MPSFDFTSEADLVALKNAIDVTARQIDNRYDFKGTSAKVELNEKDKVITLWGDSDFQLDQIRDLLFPAMEKKEKESVKRLDHQKVVSVSGNKVKQEMKIKDGIDSDLAKKIVKLIKDGKLKVQAAIQGDTVRVTGAKRDDLQGCIALITKSITDFPIKYGNFRD; the protein is encoded by the coding sequence ATGCCGAGCTTTGACTTCACCTCCGAAGCGGATCTGGTGGCGTTGAAGAACGCCATCGACGTGACTGCGCGCCAGATCGACAATCGTTATGACTTCAAGGGCACCTCGGCCAAGGTCGAGTTGAACGAGAAGGACAAGGTCATCACCCTGTGGGGGGATTCTGATTTCCAGTTGGACCAGATCAGGGACCTGCTTTTCCCCGCCATGGAAAAGAAGGAAAAAGAGAGCGTCAAGCGCCTCGATCACCAGAAGGTGGTCAGCGTTTCAGGCAACAAGGTCAAGCAGGAAATGAAGATCAAGGACGGGATCGACAGCGATCTGGCCAAGAAGATCGTCAAGCTGATCAAGGATGGCAAGCTCAAGGTCCAGGCTGCCATCCAGGGCGATACCGTGCGTGTCACGGGCGCCAAGCGGGATGATCTGCAGGGTTGTATCGCGCTGATCACCAAGTCGATTACCGACTTCCCGATCAAGTACGGCAACTTCCGCGATTAA
- a CDS encoding type 1 glutamine amidotransferase — protein MKPVAIFRHSPTEGPGYFAIFLEQQGIPWTLIAIDEGESVPATVDGFSGLCFMGGPMSVNDALPWISPVCELIRQAVASDIPVLGHCLGGQLISKALGGAVTRNPAKEIGWSEAFSADDDIARHWLGRFAREKSTVFHWHGETFSLPSGATRLLSTNYCTNQMFALGPHLGMQCHVEMTPEMITTWCDDWVNEIIAASDQPSVQPPATILAEISLRLPSMRQLSEQLYSVWIKGLSRQPD, from the coding sequence ATGAAACCTGTCGCCATCTTTCGCCACTCCCCAACTGAAGGTCCGGGCTATTTTGCCATATTCCTTGAACAGCAAGGGATTCCATGGACATTGATCGCCATTGATGAAGGCGAATCCGTCCCTGCTACGGTCGACGGCTTTTCCGGCCTGTGCTTCATGGGCGGCCCGATGAGCGTGAACGATGCCCTTCCCTGGATTTCCCCCGTCTGCGAACTGATTCGCCAGGCCGTTGCAAGCGACATTCCGGTCCTTGGACATTGCCTGGGCGGGCAACTGATCAGTAAAGCGCTGGGTGGCGCTGTGACACGCAATCCAGCCAAGGAAATCGGCTGGAGCGAAGCCTTTTCCGCGGACGACGATATTGCCCGACACTGGCTGGGCCGTTTTGCCAGAGAAAAGAGCACCGTGTTCCATTGGCACGGAGAAACATTCAGCCTGCCGTCGGGGGCAACACGCCTTTTATCGACGAATTACTGCACCAACCAGATGTTCGCGCTCGGCCCCCATCTCGGGATGCAGTGCCATGTTGAAATGACGCCGGAAATGATCACCACCTGGTGTGATGACTGGGTCAATGAAATCATCGCTGCCAGTGATCAACCCAGCGTCCAGCCACCGGCAACGATACTGGCCGAAATCAGCCTGCGCCTGCCAAGCATGCGCCAACTGTCCGAACAGCTTTACTCGGTGTGGATCAAGGGGCTGTCTCGCCAACCCGACTAA
- a CDS encoding TIGR02281 family clan AA aspartic protease encodes MRHSTVLACALLFFSGLAAAQNVGLAGLMGSKAMLMINGGEPQAVAIGQSLDGVKLIAIQGDQAIVEVGGKKRPLRIGQHAVGANLGDGSGRVSLTADARGHFVTTGQVNGTSLSFMVDTGATSIAIGASDARRIGLDTSRGEQGTVSTANGRTTVTRLKLDTVRVGDITLYNVDAVVMGHDMQPALLGMSFLNRMEMQRDGGTMTLKKRF; translated from the coding sequence ATGCGTCATTCTACGGTGCTGGCCTGCGCTTTATTGTTTTTTTCGGGCTTGGCAGCCGCCCAGAATGTGGGCCTGGCTGGCTTGATGGGGAGCAAGGCGATGCTGATGATCAATGGTGGCGAGCCGCAGGCCGTTGCCATTGGGCAATCGCTCGATGGCGTCAAGTTGATCGCTATCCAGGGAGACCAGGCCATTGTCGAAGTCGGCGGCAAAAAGCGGCCGCTGCGCATCGGTCAGCATGCCGTCGGTGCCAATCTGGGCGATGGTTCCGGTAGAGTCAGCCTGACGGCAGATGCTCGCGGCCATTTCGTGACCACCGGGCAAGTTAATGGCACATCGCTCAGCTTTATGGTGGATACTGGGGCTACGTCGATCGCCATCGGCGCTTCCGATGCTCGCCGGATCGGGCTCGATACGAGCCGCGGGGAGCAAGGGACGGTGAGTACGGCCAACGGTCGGACGACTGTCACCCGCTTGAAACTCGATACAGTGCGTGTCGGTGACATCACCTTGTACAACGTCGATGCGGTGGTCATGGGGCACGACATGCAACCAGCGCTGCTGGGCATGAGTTTCCTTAACCGGATGGAAATGCAGCGCGACGGCGGAACAATGACACTTAAAAAACGATTCTAG
- a CDS encoding CoA pyrophosphatase, whose product MSVDLEHLRASLLPEAQSGHFVVEDGAEDQPLTPAAVLVPIVMHATGYTVLLTQRTAHLKDHAGQISFPGGRVEDDDLSPADTALRETEEEIGLTREKIEILGFLPEYRTGTGFRVVPVVGLVQPPFDLAPDPFEVAEVFEVPLAFLLDPANHQRHSLHYRGALRHFFAMPYGEYFIWGATAGMIRSLTARLGLHPA is encoded by the coding sequence ATGAGTGTCGATCTAGAGCATTTGCGGGCCAGTTTGCTGCCTGAGGCGCAGTCTGGTCATTTCGTTGTCGAAGATGGCGCCGAGGATCAGCCGCTAACCCCGGCGGCGGTGCTTGTGCCGATTGTCATGCATGCCACCGGCTACACCGTGCTGCTGACCCAGCGCACGGCTCACCTCAAGGATCATGCCGGGCAGATCAGCTTTCCTGGCGGACGCGTCGAGGACGATGATTTGTCGCCAGCCGATACGGCCTTGCGAGAAACGGAAGAAGAAATCGGTCTGACGCGCGAGAAAATCGAAATCCTTGGATTCCTGCCTGAATATCGGACAGGGACCGGGTTCAGGGTCGTTCCCGTGGTTGGCCTCGTGCAACCGCCTTTCGATCTGGCTCCCGATCCTTTCGAAGTTGCCGAGGTGTTTGAGGTGCCGTTGGCCTTTTTACTCGATCCGGCCAATCATCAACGCCATTCTCTGCACTACCGTGGGGCTTTGCGCCACTTTTTTGCCATGCCGTACGGAGAGTATTTCATTTGGGGAGCCACGGCCGGCATGATCCGCTCCCTGACCGCCCGGCTTGGCCTGCATCCGGCCTGA
- a CDS encoding CobD/CbiB family protein, with the protein MSLLSLIAVFLIEQLQPLHYRRVVADPLAAWADFVESRCNAGAYRHGVLAWCLAVLLPVGLVALLYGLLYSLNPLFALGLNVGVLYLTMGFRQFSHHYTEIQLALRLGELERARSLLAQWQGRSAEGLGSEDITRLSIEGALAASHRHVFAVLLWFVLLPGPCGAVLYRISAIVYVQWKKNHLVEGNDFSVFSRQVFGMIEWLPVRATAAAFAIVGDFEDAAYCWRTQAGQWPDRDLGIVLAAGAGALGVQLGRPVVDDSEVSDRAELGLGDPADVDFMQSAVGLVWRATVLWMLLLFLLGLASLVG; encoded by the coding sequence ATGAGCCTTCTCTCGCTGATCGCCGTTTTCCTCATCGAACAGCTACAGCCCCTGCATTATCGTCGCGTGGTTGCCGACCCGCTTGCCGCGTGGGCTGATTTTGTCGAATCGCGTTGCAATGCCGGCGCTTATCGCCACGGCGTCCTGGCCTGGTGTCTGGCTGTCTTGCTCCCGGTTGGGCTGGTCGCTCTGCTTTATGGCTTGTTGTATTCATTGAATCCCTTGTTTGCTTTGGGCCTCAATGTGGGGGTGCTTTACCTGACAATGGGTTTCCGCCAGTTCAGCCACCATTACACTGAAATCCAGCTTGCTTTGCGGCTGGGGGAGCTTGAGCGGGCGCGTAGCCTGCTCGCCCAGTGGCAGGGGCGCTCGGCGGAGGGGCTTGGCTCGGAGGATATTACCCGATTGTCGATCGAGGGCGCATTGGCTGCTTCGCATCGCCACGTTTTTGCCGTGCTGCTCTGGTTTGTCTTGCTGCCAGGCCCGTGTGGAGCGGTTCTTTACCGTATCTCCGCCATCGTTTATGTCCAGTGGAAGAAGAACCATCTAGTCGAAGGGAATGATTTCTCCGTGTTCTCGCGACAGGTTTTCGGTATGATCGAGTGGTTGCCCGTTCGCGCAACTGCCGCAGCCTTCGCCATTGTGGGCGATTTTGAGGATGCCGCTTATTGCTGGCGTACTCAGGCGGGGCAGTGGCCGGATCGTGATCTCGGTATCGTTCTGGCCGCCGGTGCAGGTGCGCTCGGTGTGCAGCTTGGCCGGCCAGTGGTCGATGACAGCGAGGTTTCCGACCGTGCCGAACTTGGTCTGGGTGATCCGGCCGATGTGGATTTCATGCAAAGTGCCGTCGGTCTCGTCTGGCGAGCCACGGTGCTGTGGATGTTGTTGCTGTTTTTGTTGGGGCTTGCCAGTCTGGTGGGCTGA
- a CDS encoding acetyl-CoA C-acyltransferase family protein: MSRDVVVLSAVRSPIGSFGGSLADFESTELAGIVMKEAVARSNVDPQQINYVTVGTTMPTDSRYAYVSRVASIQAGLSMDSVAMQVSRLCASGLQGIVTTAQNVMLGDADYGIGGGVEVMSKAAYLMPALRSGARMGDTKAVDSMVAVLTDPFGVGHMGITAENLAAKHGITREAQDAFAVESQRRAAAAIAAGHFKSQIVPIVKQTRKGDVVFDTDEYVKAGTTLESLAKMKPAFKKDGTVTAGNASGINDGAAFFVLAAADVAAKAGQKAMARIASYAVAGVPNDVMGEGPVPATKLALKKAGLTLDQMDVIESNEAFAAQALSVSKLLGLDPAKTNPNGGAIALGHPVGCSGAFIATKALYELERVGGKYALVTMCIGGGQGIAVIFERA, encoded by the coding sequence ATGAGCAGAGATGTTGTCGTTCTGAGTGCAGTTCGTTCCCCGATTGGTTCTTTTGGTGGTTCCCTGGCTGATTTCGAATCGACCGAACTGGCCGGTATCGTCATGAAGGAAGCGGTTGCCCGTTCCAACGTTGATCCGCAGCAAATCAATTATGTAACTGTTGGCACGACGATGCCGACCGACTCCCGTTACGCTTACGTTTCGCGCGTTGCCTCCATCCAGGCTGGCCTGTCGATGGACTCCGTCGCCATGCAGGTTTCCCGCCTGTGCGCTTCCGGCCTGCAAGGCATTGTCACCACCGCCCAGAACGTCATGCTGGGTGATGCCGACTACGGTATCGGCGGTGGCGTTGAAGTCATGTCCAAGGCCGCCTACCTGATGCCGGCACTGCGTTCCGGTGCACGCATGGGTGACACCAAGGCAGTTGACTCGATGGTTGCCGTGTTGACCGACCCGTTCGGCGTCGGCCACATGGGTATCACGGCTGAAAATCTGGCTGCCAAGCACGGTATTACCCGTGAAGCCCAGGATGCTTTCGCTGTCGAATCGCAGCGTCGTGCTGCCGCCGCCATTGCTGCCGGCCACTTCAAGTCGCAGATCGTTCCTATCGTCAAGCAGACCCGCAAGGGCGACGTGGTGTTCGACACCGACGAATACGTCAAGGCCGGTACCACGCTGGAATCCCTGGCCAAGATGAAGCCGGCTTTCAAGAAGGACGGTACGGTTACTGCCGGTAACGCTTCCGGTATCAACGACGGCGCTGCCTTCTTCGTGCTGGCTGCTGCTGACGTGGCTGCCAAGGCTGGCCAGAAGGCCATGGCCCGTATCGCTTCCTACGCTGTTGCCGGCGTGCCGAACGATGTGATGGGCGAAGGTCCGGTTCCGGCCACCAAGCTGGCGCTGAAAAAGGCTGGCCTGACGCTCGACCAGATGGATGTCATCGAGTCGAACGAAGCTTTCGCTGCCCAGGCTCTGTCTGTTTCCAAGCTGCTCGGCCTCGATCCTGCCAAGACGAACCCGAACGGCGGCGCTATCGCTCTCGGTCACCCGGTTGGCTGTTCCGGTGCCTTCATCGCCACCAAGGCGCTGTACGAACTGGAACGCGTTGGCGGCAAGTACGCACTGGTCACGATGTGTATCGGTGGTGGTCAAGGTATCGCGGTTATTTTCGAACGCGCCTGA
- a CDS encoding circularly permuted type 2 ATP-grasp protein — protein MNFYNEMIDANGGVRAHYQGYDEWLKATPPERIARKRAEADLAFHRVGITFAVYGEEAGKERLIPFDIIPRIIPSAEWKAMQAGLRQRVKALNMFLHDIYHDQEILKAGKIPAEQILNNAQYRPIMKGVDVPGGVYAHIAGVDIVRAGAGEFYVLEDNLRVPSGVSYMLEDRKMMMRLFPELFAKHKVAPVQHYPDLLLEKLRAVAPNGVSDPTVVVLTPGAYNSAYFEHTFLAQQMGVELVEGRDLFVKDEVVYMQTTQGPQRVDVIYRRIDDDFLDPLVFRADSALGVPGILRAYQAGNVTLANAIGTGVADDKSIYPYVPEMIRFYLGEEPTLNNVPTYMCRKPDELSYVLANLPKLVVKEVHGAGGYGMLVGPAASKDEIERFRQLLIAKPDGYIAQPTLALSNCPTFVESGIAPRHLDLRPFVLSSGQCVNMVPGGLTRVALTEGSLVVNSSQGGGTKDTWILED, from the coding sequence ATGAACTTCTACAACGAAATGATCGACGCCAACGGCGGCGTACGAGCCCATTACCAAGGGTACGATGAATGGCTCAAGGCGACGCCGCCAGAGCGTATTGCCCGGAAGAGGGCGGAGGCGGACCTGGCTTTTCACCGGGTCGGCATTACTTTCGCGGTCTACGGTGAAGAAGCCGGTAAAGAGCGGCTGATTCCTTTCGACATCATTCCGCGCATCATTCCATCGGCTGAATGGAAGGCCATGCAGGCAGGCCTGCGCCAGCGGGTCAAGGCGCTGAACATGTTCCTGCACGATATCTATCATGATCAGGAAATCCTCAAGGCGGGCAAGATTCCTGCCGAGCAGATCCTGAACAATGCCCAGTATCGCCCGATCATGAAGGGCGTCGATGTGCCGGGTGGGGTGTATGCCCACATTGCCGGCGTCGATATCGTCCGGGCCGGCGCCGGTGAGTTTTACGTGCTCGAAGACAATCTGCGCGTTCCCTCCGGTGTTTCCTACATGCTGGAAGACCGCAAGATGATGATGCGCCTCTTCCCCGAGTTGTTTGCCAAACACAAGGTGGCGCCGGTTCAGCATTATCCGGACCTGTTGCTGGAGAAGCTGCGTGCCGTGGCGCCGAATGGCGTGAGTGACCCGACGGTTGTCGTGCTGACGCCTGGCGCCTACAACAGCGCCTATTTCGAGCACACTTTCCTGGCCCAGCAGATGGGTGTCGAACTGGTCGAAGGGCGCGACCTCTTCGTCAAGGATGAAGTCGTCTACATGCAGACGACGCAAGGTCCGCAGCGCGTCGATGTGATCTATCGCCGGATTGACGATGACTTCCTCGATCCGCTTGTTTTTCGGGCCGATTCCGCTCTTGGCGTGCCTGGCATCCTGCGCGCCTACCAGGCCGGCAATGTGACGCTGGCCAATGCCATCGGGACCGGTGTGGCTGACGACAAGTCGATCTACCCCTATGTGCCGGAGATGATCCGCTTCTACCTCGGTGAAGAGCCGACGCTGAACAATGTGCCGACCTATATGTGCCGCAAGCCGGATGAGTTGTCTTATGTGCTGGCCAATCTGCCCAAGCTGGTCGTCAAGGAAGTGCATGGTGCCGGTGGTTACGGCATGCTGGTCGGTCCGGCCGCAAGCAAGGATGAAATCGAGCGTTTCCGCCAGTTGCTGATCGCCAAACCGGATGGCTACATTGCCCAGCCGACGCTGGCCCTGTCCAACTGCCCGACGTTCGTCGAGTCGGGAATTGCCCCGCGCCATCTCGACCTGCGCCCCTTCGTACTGTCTTCCGGCCAGTGCGTGAACATGGTGCCGGGCGGCTTGACGCGCGTTGCGCTGACCGAGGGCTCCCTCGTCGTCAATTCATCTCAGGGTGGCGGTACCAAAGACACCTGGATTCTGGAGGACTGA
- a CDS encoding alpha-E domain-containing protein produces the protein MLSRTADHLFWMSRYIERAENLARLLDVTWQMSLVPQSLDAANQNWNAIIALNSLEAAYAEHYDTVNAENVLRFMVTDPNNYSSIYSCLRLARENAHAVRGTVTSEMWETLNSTWLEAREKSFEQILNAGIGEFFDWVKMRSSLSRGVTIGTLLQDEAFHFIRLGTLLERADNTARILDIKYHVLRPHGDEGATDFYQWGALLRSVSAFEVYRKVYRDVITPERVTELLILRNDMPRSLHFCMNGVVKNLELIANRHSGETQRQAGLLHAQLHYARVEDILAEGLHEWLTDFMDRIYALGDGISKDFLVPMAEAA, from the coding sequence ATGCTTTCCCGTACTGCCGACCACCTGTTCTGGATGTCCCGCTATATCGAACGGGCCGAGAACCTCGCCCGCTTGCTCGATGTCACCTGGCAAATGTCGCTCGTCCCGCAATCGCTCGATGCAGCCAACCAGAACTGGAATGCGATCATCGCGCTGAACAGTCTGGAAGCGGCTTATGCCGAGCACTACGATACGGTCAACGCCGAAAATGTGCTGCGTTTCATGGTCACCGATCCGAACAATTATTCGTCGATCTACAGCTGCCTGCGCCTGGCACGCGAAAATGCCCATGCCGTGCGTGGCACGGTCACCAGCGAAATGTGGGAAACGCTGAATTCAACCTGGCTGGAAGCGCGTGAAAAGAGTTTCGAGCAGATTCTCAATGCCGGCATCGGCGAGTTCTTCGACTGGGTCAAGATGCGCTCCTCGCTGTCGCGTGGCGTGACCATCGGAACCTTGCTGCAGGACGAAGCCTTCCACTTCATTCGCCTGGGGACGTTGTTGGAGCGGGCGGATAACACGGCACGTATCCTCGATATCAAATACCACGTCCTGCGGCCGCACGGCGACGAAGGGGCGACCGACTTCTACCAGTGGGGCGCCTTGCTCCGCTCGGTGTCTGCTTTCGAGGTCTATCGCAAGGTTTACCGCGACGTCATCACGCCGGAGCGGGTCACCGAGCTATTGATCCTGCGCAATGACATGCCGCGTTCGCTGCATTTCTGCATGAATGGCGTGGTCAAAAACCTTGAATTGATCGCCAACCGTCATTCCGGCGAAACGCAGCGTCAGGCTGGCTTGCTGCACGCCCAGCTGCACTACGCCCGGGTCGAGGATATTCTGGCTGAAGGTCTGCACGAATGGCTGACCGATTTTATGGACCGTATCTACGCGCTGGGAGACGGGATCAGCAAGGATTTCCTGGTGCCGATGGCCGAAGCCGCCTGA